One Denticeps clupeoides chromosome 3, fDenClu1.1, whole genome shotgun sequence DNA window includes the following coding sequences:
- the rasa1b gene encoding ras GTPase-activating protein 1: MIATEDGGEEPEPAPPETRADGAGQAEGSRPAFWSKPRTRLPGPVSATDSAVYSLVGGDPKTGPTSYFPREGSRASGCPTVGAGSRVSLDGCCTAQDCEVRSAKKEYEEDGQEYEEEEMVISLTSPPPNQWYHGKLDRTMAEERLQVARSPGSYLIRESDRRPGSFVLSFLSMTYVVSHFRIIAMCGDYYIGGRRFSSLSDLIGYYSYISCLLKGEKLLSPVAPPEPVEHRKRVRAILPYTKVPDTHEISFLKGDMFIVHNELEDGWMWVTNVRTEEQGLIVEDLVEEVGKEEDPHEGKIWYHGKISKKEAYNLLMTAGQVSSFLVRPSDSTPGDYALFFRTNENIQRFKICPTPNNQYMMGGRYHTSIDAIIDHYRREQIVEGYYLKDPVPVQHQQQVIMDAVDSKDIYITIRQKTKGAFYKNIVKKGYLLFNKGKGKRWKNMYFILEGNDSQLIYFESEKRAAKPKGLIDLSVCSVYGVHDSMFGRPNCFQVVVHHFSDEQYIFYFAGETPEQAQDWMKCLQTFCNHLKKPTQPPSNKRLRQVSSLLLTVQEAHKLPSKYFTNAYCNIYLNSVQVAKTQAREGQNPVWTEEFIFDDLSSEINRFEISLSNKTKKSKENDILFMRCLLCRLQRGQMIDEWFLLSSHVPLKGIEPGSLRVRARYSMEKIMPEEEYNDFKELILLKEFHVINALAHVCGQDRTLLASVLLRIFRHEKQEAPLLRALNDREISMEEEATTLFRATTLASTLMEQYMKATATQFVHHALKDTILKIMECKQSCELNPSKLEKNEDVNLNLSTLLSIVSELVEKIFMAAEILPPTLRFIYGCLQESVQQKWPNNSTMRTRVVSGFVFLRLICPAIINPRIFNIITDPPSQTASRTLTLVAKAVQNLANLVEFGAKEPYMEGVNSFIKSNKDRMILFLDKLGNVPELPDTTEHFTTDLARDLAALHELCISHSDELRTLSNERGVQQHVLKKLLAITELLQQRQGHYAPSNSNR, encoded by the exons AGGGAGGGGAGCAGGGCGTCGGGCTGCCCGACGGTGGGAGCAGGCAGCCGGGTGAGTTTGGATGGGTGCTGCACCGCCCAGGACTGCGAGGTCAGGAGCGCGAAGAAGGAGTATGAGGAAGACGGCCAGGAAtacgaggaggaggagatggtcATCTCCCTCACCTCGCCGCCACCCAACCA GTGGTATCATGGGAAGCTGGACCGGACGATGGCAGAGGAGCGACTGCAGGTGGCGAGGAGCCCGGGCAGCTACCTCATCCGGGAGAGCGACCGACGGCCTGGCTCCTTCGTTCTCTCCTTTCTCAGCATGACCTATGTGGTCAGCCACTTCAG AATCATTGCCATGTGCGGAGACTACTACATCGGTGGACGCCGTTTTTCCTCCCTGTCAGACTTGATTGGTTATTACAGCTACATCTCCTGCCTCCTCAAAGGAGAGAAACTGTTGTCACCAGTGGCTCCTCCAGAA CCAGTGGAGCATCGCAAAAGAGTGCGTGCAATCTTGCCTTACACCAAAGTGCCCGACACACATGAGATCAG TTTCCTGAAGGGAGACATGTTTATTGTCCACAATGAGCTGGAGGATGGCTGGATGTGGGTGACCAATGTTCGCACAGAGGAGCAGGGCTTGATTGTGGAGGACTTGGTTGAGGAAGTG GGGAAAGAGGAGGATCCCCATGAAGGTAAAAT CTGGTATCATGGGAAGATCAGCAAGAAGGAGGCTTATAATCTTCTCATGACAG CCGGCCAAGTGAGTAGTTTTTTAGTGAGGCCTTCAGACAGCACACCGGGAGACTATGCCCTCTTCTTCCGCACCAATGAAAACATCCAGCGCTTTAAGATCTGCCCCACACCCAACAATCAGTACATGATGGGGGGAAGATACCACACCAG CATTGATGCCATCATAGACCATTACAGGAGAGAGCAGATTGTAGAGGGGTATTACCTTAAAGATCCTGTGCCTGTCCAG caccagcagcaaGTCATCATGGATGCTGTAGACAGCAAAGACATCTACATCACCATCCGCCAAAAGACTAAAGGtgcattttacaaaaacattgtgAAGAAAGGATACCTGCTTTTCAATAAAG GTAAAGGAAAGCGGTGGAAAAATATGTACTTCATCTTGGAAGGAAATGACTCCCAGCTCATCTACTTTGAAAGTGAGAAAAGAGCTGCCAAGCCAAAGGGGTTAATTGATCTAAGTGTGTGCTCTGTGTATGGTGTACACGACAGTATGTTTGGCAG GCCAAACTGTTTCCAAGTGGTAGTCCATCACTTCAGTGATGAGCAGTACATCTTCTACTTTGCAGGCGAGACCCCTGAACAGGCACAG GATTGGATGAAATGTCTCCAAACCTTTTGCAACCACCTGAAGAAGCCTACTCAGCCACCCTCAAACAAGAGGCTTCGACAG GTTAGCAGTTTGCTCCTGACTGTGCAGGAAGCCCATAAGCTTCCCAGCAAGTATTTCACGAATGCTTACTGCAACATCTACCTGAACAGCGTGCAGGTGGCCAAAACCCAAGCACGAGAGGGCCAGAATCCAGTGTGGACAGAGGAGTTTATCTTTGa TGACTTGTCAAGTGAGATCAACAGATTTGAGATCAGCCTGAGCAACAAGACTAAGAAGAGCAAGGAGAATGACATCT TGTTCATGCGCTGCCTGCTGTGCCGGCTGCAGAGGGGCCAGATGATTGACGAGTGGTTTCTCCTGAGCTCACATGTGCCCCTCAAGGGCATAGAGCCTGGCTCGCTGCGAGTACGTGCCCGATACTCCATGGAGAAGATCATGCCCGAGGAGGAGTACAATGACTTTAAAGAG CTGATTCTGCTGAAGGAGTTTCATGTCATTAATGCACTGGCACATGTGTGTGGGCAAGACCGCACTCTACTGGCAAGTGTTCTACTCAGGATATTCAGACATGAGAAGCAGGAGGCTCCACTCCTTCGGGCTCTAAATGATCGGGAGATCAGCATGGAAG AGGAGGCAACAACGCTCTTCCGTGCCACCACGCTTGCCAGCACATTGATGGAGCAGTATATGAAAGCCACAGCCACTCAGTTTGTTCACCATGCCCTGAAAGATACAATTCTCAAGATCATGGAGTGCAAACAGTCATGTGAG CTGAATCCTTCAAAACTGGAGAAGAACGAGGATGTGAATCTGAACTTGTCTACACTTCTGAGCATCGTGTCAGAGCTGGTGGAGAAGATATTTATGGCTGCTGAGATCCTTCCTCC GACGCTGAGGTTTATCTATGGATGTTTACAGGAATCAGTGCAACAGAAGTGGCCTAATAATTCTACAATGAGGACCAGAGTTGTGAG TGGGTTTGTTTTCCTGAGGCTTATCTGTCCTGCGATCATCAACCCAAGGATATTTAACATAATCACAG ATCCACCCTCACAGACCGCTTCACGGACCCTCACGTTGGTGGCAAAGGCCGTGCAGAACCTGGCCAACCTGGTTGAGTTTGGTGCTAAG gaaCCGTACATGGAGGGTGTCAATTCCTTCATCAAAAGTAACAAAGACCGAATGATCTTGTTTTTGGACAAGCTTGGG AACGTTCCTGAGCTCCCAGACACTACAGAGCACTTTACTACTGACCTGGCGCGCGATCTGGCTGCCCTCCACGAGCTGTGCATCAGCCACTCTGATGAGCTGCGAACCCTGAGCAATGAGCGCGGTGTCCagcag CATGTCTTGAAAAAGCTCCTGGCAATCACAGAGCTCCTGCAGCAGAGGCAAggccactatgcaccatccaaCAGCAACCGATAG